The following coding sequences lie in one Pyramidobacter piscolens W5455 genomic window:
- a CDS encoding ABC transporter permease, which translates to MSLKSLFSALTLPLLAPLTALWVWQHSAVAIGNDVVLPTVGQVAYLMFHPTENLLQMGSMAVNVWISCLRVFGGYMAGLMLALPLGILMGHYKLVNRLLGSLVEILRPMPPLSWIPLLLAWFGVASLATLFGVEEGEWYILLNSIKFTMLIVIFIGAFFPILLNTVHGVSGVPATLIDSARVLGASERDIFFKVLLPGAAPSIVTGMRLGLGGAWMCLVAAEMMPGSISGIGYLITHAYTVARTDIVMAGMISIGIIGLLIDVTFRAVEDRCFAWKRLAR; encoded by the coding sequence GTGTCATTGAAATCTCTGTTTTCAGCGCTGACGTTGCCGCTTTTGGCGCCGCTGACGGCGCTCTGGGTCTGGCAGCACAGCGCCGTCGCCATTGGCAACGACGTTGTTTTGCCGACGGTCGGACAGGTCGCGTATCTGATGTTCCATCCGACGGAGAATCTGCTGCAAATGGGTTCCATGGCCGTGAACGTGTGGATCAGCTGCCTGCGCGTCTTTGGCGGCTACATGGCCGGGCTGATGCTGGCGCTGCCTCTCGGTATCCTGATGGGGCACTACAAACTGGTCAATCGTCTGCTTGGCTCGCTCGTGGAAATTCTCCGCCCCATGCCGCCTTTGTCGTGGATCCCCCTGCTGCTGGCATGGTTCGGCGTCGCCAGCCTAGCCACGCTGTTCGGGGTCGAGGAGGGGGAATGGTATATCCTGCTGAACAGTATTAAGTTCACCATGCTCATCGTCATTTTTATCGGCGCTTTCTTTCCCATCCTTCTCAACACCGTTCACGGCGTCTCCGGCGTCCCCGCCACGCTGATCGATTCCGCGCGCGTCCTCGGCGCTTCGGAGCGCGACATTTTCTTTAAAGTCCTGCTGCCCGGCGCCGCCCCTTCCATCGTGACCGGCATGCGCCTCGGACTGGGCGGCGCGTGGATGTGTCTTGTCGCCGCGGAAATGATGCCCGGCAGTATCTCGGGCATCGGCTATCTGATCACGCACGCTTACACCGTAGCGCGCACTGATATCGTCATGGCCGGCATGATCAGCATCGGCATCATCGGTTTGCTCATCGACGTCACGTTCCGCGCCGTCGAAGACCGCTGTTTTGCATGGAAGAGGTTAGCGCGATGA